CAGCTCGACGTTCTCCAAAATGGCCCCCAGCAGGTGCTTCTCGCTGCAGTTGGGCGGTAGGCTGACGCGGACCTCGCCGCCCCGCTTGAGCAGCCCGAAGACGGGGATCATGCCGCCGGCGCCCCGGCCTCGCTTTCCTTTACGATGGCCGCCGAAGTAGGACTCATCGACTTCTATGTGCTTGTCGAATGTGCCCTTCGAGCTTTTCCAGCTCGGCCACGCGATCGGCGGCGCTGCGCAATCTCACTGCGTTTCTCCGGCGGCGGCGCGTTGCGACACCCCGAGGGACGATGGCTGAACAACTTACCGCAGCGCTTGCACTTATGACGCCCGTCGCCGCAGCGGTAGTGATAGCGCTAGTTGCACCTTGGACACTTGACGTGCCGGTCTCTAGTTCTGCTCTTCCCCGCCACATTGCCCCCCCTCGTCGGTGGCGGAATGACAGACTTGTTCACGCAGAGAAAAGTACCCAACTGCGATACCTGATGTTCATCTTCTGTGATGATCCCATCACAAATCAGGATGATGGGGGGACTTCACCGGCAGCGCTTTCGTCGATCGCTTTTTCTGTGTCGATGAGCGGTCCAGGATGGTTGATGTTGAACGGTAACAGCAGTGGACGCTCCTCGATGAGATAATGACGCCGGCGCTGGCGCGAACAGCCCCGGGTCGTTGGAGTCGGTATGGCAACCCTGTCTCCCCTCAAGCCCCGCTAAAGAATGTCAATGTACCCGACTCGCTCTCTTCCAACTGCCTTTTTATGAATACGTTATAGGTATTGACAGGTCCATGGCCGTTACGTGATCCCAGTTTTTTAAACTCTACCACACCATCAACCCATAACTCCATGACCTCTAACCACCCTTGCATGAATGAGTTATTGATAATTGGTCCGTCATGTCACGGGAGCCCCGTAATCTAACTGCGCAGGTCGTCATGACCCGGCAAATGGGGGCAACACCGTTGATAAGCTTGCGTTTATCAAGCTGTTGTTGATCTTCACCATACCAACGGGCTCGAGTTTGATCGAATTGGTCAACTTGCCACAGCAGAAAATTTATGCTAGCTTGCGCCCGTTGGAAAGATCGACTGCTATATTTGCATTATTAAACATCATAACATTATTTGACCGCAAAATAATCGCCTTTAGGCTATGAGATCTTGAACTTCGGCGCCACAGCCGGACACCGAGCAGTTTGTCAACGAGAAACCGGTCCTCCGGAGCGACCGCAAACCGCCCGATGCAACCGCCTCGAAGCCCTCAAGGCGGCTTGTCGATCTCGTCGACGATGCATCCGCGGAACCGTCCGGAACGGCCGTGACACTCTCGAAGGAGGGCGAAGTTGCCCGCAAACAGAAACCGCTCCACGAACTACTCCTTGATGATCGTGCCCCACGGAGGCGGCCGCGCCAAACCCTACAGCATCCCCCGCTGGGCCGTTGTCGTGGGTATCGTCCTGCTGGCCGCCATCGTCATCGGACTCGGCGCCACCGCGCTCTACTACGCTACCCGCTACGAGGAGGTCCGCGATGAGCTGGCCCCCCTCGAGGAGCGCAGCGAGTTCCTGGCGCGCAAGAACAGCGAGTACAAGGGCTCGGCCCTGGTCTCCAACTCCGAGCTCAACTCCCTGCGCATCGCCGCCGAGCGCGATCGGCTGGCCTACGAGCGCTCGATGATGAACGTCCGCGCCCAATTGGCCCAGCTCCAGACCTTCTATAAGAACCTGCGGATCATGGCCGGCTTCAAGCTCGAGGAACAGGACGCCGATGAGCTGCTCGGCCGCGGCGGACCCTCCGGCGTCGACGGACCGCCGGCGGAGGAAGCGAGCAGCGTCGAGGACGAGGAGAGCGAAGAGGCCGAGGTGATCACCTCCTTCGGCTACACCAGCCACTCGGCCAACGAGTACGCCGCCAACGAAGCCCTGTTGCTCTCCGAGATGGCCGAACTGAGCCAGGATATGTACAGCCTGGTCCGGGACCTGGAAAGCCGCATCTCGACGATCAGCCCCGACGTGCCCTACGGCGTCCCCGTCCAGGGGGTCATCACCAGCTACTTCGGCGAGCCGCGCTGGCACGGACCCCACAAGGGCCTGGACATCGCCGCCCCCATCGGCACCCCGGTGCGTACCCCGGCCTCCGGCGTCGTCATCGAGGCCTCCTACCGCGGAGCCTACGGCCTGACCGTCTGGATCGACCACGGCAACGGCTACCAGACCCGCTACGCGCACATGGCCAGCGTCGGCGTCGAGATCGGCCAGCGGATCAACGCCGGCCAGGTCGTCGGCGCCGTCGGCGTGACCGGCGCCACCACCGGCCCCCACCTGCATTACGAGGTCCGCCTCAACGGCATCGCCCTCGATCCGGTCAACTACCTGGTTCAGTAACGCTGATTCAGTAACGCCGGTATGGTAACGAACAGTTTATAGGTATCGATAAACCGAGGACGGCCCGCCCGTCCTCGGTTTTCATTCTCAGTTTGGTTCTGTCTAGTGGTTTATCAGCACCCGACGGCTCGCCGTTTCTCCGTCGGCCCGCAGGATGGCGCTGTAGACACCGGGGGCGTAGGAGGTGCAGTCCAGAGCCAGGAGCTGGCGTCCGGAGGTAGGTTCGGGATTCAGGGTTTCCACAAGCCTGCCCGCCAGATCGTAGATTTCCAGCCGCGCGGCCGCGCAGTCCGCGGGCAGCTCGAGCTCAAACGCAGTCCAGTTCGACGCCGGACAGGGATAGGGTGGGTGCAGGACGACCCGGGGTAGAGATTCTTCATCGTAGACGATCTCTACGGGGCCGACCCGGAAGGTCTCACCGTCCGCCGTGGTCGCAACCAGGGTGTAACGGTGGACGCCGGGTTCCAGGTCGCGGTCCAGGTACCTGTAACTCGTCCGGCCGCTGAGGTTCACCACCTCGGAACCGTCTCGCTCCAGCGTCCAACGAGTGCCGCCGGGATCGTCCTCGGTCGTCCAACTGACCAGCACACCGTCGTCCTCCACTCTCGCTTCGAGGTCTGTATCGCTAATACCGATTTGCCAGTCGCGGTAGAAGCAGACGTTATAATTCCCCTCCGCGGAAACGATGCAGATCTGGTCTAGATCACGGAAGAGGTATTTCGGGAATAAATCGATTTCACTATCAGTATACTTTTCACCATACCAATAATCCCCGCCGGGATTGGGCCAGTAACACCACATATCGGCCAATACGACAGGGCCATCCTCGTCGGCGTAGAGCCTTACGGGTGATTGGAAGCCATCGTCGTCGTTGATGACGATCACTTCATCGACCTTATCAGCGCCGTCGTCGGTAATCAGGTGGAGTTCATCTCCCTGAAGGTAGGTAATGTAGACCGTACCGTCGGGACCCAAATACCCGAAGCAATAGCTTCCTGCGATGGTATATTCATCTATCTCAAACTCATACCAGTCAGGTATGAGATACTCGCCGTAGAAATGGGCAAACCTACCATCGCGTTTGATGAATAAATGCTCCGTATTGGTGGGTTCGTGGTATTGGTAGTTGAAATAGGTCGAGCATGAATCAGTGAGCAAGTTCAACCAGACACCATCATAGTAAGACTCATATATCCAACCGGTGTACAGCTTGGAGTTGTCGAGAATGGCGAAACGACCATAGGAGCCCTGCAGGGGGCAGAAAGTTCCAAAGTTATATCGATACCAATCCATTTCCCCCAGACTATAACCATCGGGCCAGGATGGATTACCGACAAATACTTCACCGTCCTGGATAAAGACAACATTATAGTTCCCGTAGCTATCATATACTGGATAATAGGGACGATCACCACAATGATCGTACCAGTCCCAATCCCAACTTGAACCCACACTAACCCATCCGGTTCCTTCCTTCTCGTGCAACACGTAGTTAAAGCCATTATAATCATCGGTTACCACTCGCCATACCCCATCGCCACCGAGATGTGGCGGGCTGACATAACACAGGTTATAAGCGGAACTGATAAACATTTTCGGCCACTCGGCCTGAACGCCGCCGCTGCAACAAAGCAGGCCGATGACGAGGGCGATCGTTAATCTTTTCATTTGGACCTCTCCCAACTGAATGCAGTTAATGGTTACCTGTTTAATATGTTACTTTCCGGAGTAGCTGTCAAGGATTGTTAGCGATTAAAGCCGCCCGGGTGGGCGGCTTTTGCTTTGTTTAACCGGAGCGGGGTTGGCTGCATCCGGGTGGCCTACAATCCCAGGTTTTCGTCGACCAGGATCAGGTGGGTCTGCTGGTGCCCGGCGCGCAGATGGATCAGCAGCCGATTGCAGATGCGCTCCGCGTGATCGCAGTCGTGGCAGTAGCCCGTGGCGGCGCAGGGGGTGTTCTTTTCCAGGCGCATGGCGTTGGCCGGGGCCGCCTTCTCGCGCACCCGGACCACGGCGGACTCCAGGTCCGGGCAGAGCTTGTTGATCCCGCAGACAAGGATCACGCGCTCGGGGCCGAAGCTCAGGCCGGCGACGCGGTTACCCAGCCCGTCGAGGTTGACGATCTCGCCGTCGGCGCTCAGGGCGTTGACACCGGAGAGGAAGACGTCGGCCGACAGGCTCCGGCGCCGGATGCGCAGCTTCTCCTCCCGGGGGGCGTCGACCGGGGCGTAGAGGATCTCGTGGCCGCGCTCGCGCAGGGCCTCCAGGGCGCCGAGCTGAGCCAGGGTCAGCGAGCCACCGGCGCCGACGACGGCTTCCGCGGGAACGCGCTCCAGCAGCTCCCGCAGGGCGGCTTCGCGGTCCTCGACGAAAACGGCCCGATAGCCGAGAGCCTCGAGCTGGGCCGTGACGGCCTCGGCGTTCAGCCGGTGGTAGCGTTCCAGGGAGCGGCGCGTCTTTTCGTCGCCGGCATTGGGCATGGGGTACCTCCACAGGTGAAAGACCTCAGAAAGAGCCGGGGCGTAAACGGTGCTTGGGAATCGCCGATTTAACTGACGGCGGTCGGTCGCGGCTTGGTGGTGTTGCGAAGCCGGTGCTCAGGGCCGGGAGAGTAACACAAGCACCGGGTAGGCTCGTTGCGGCGCCACGGATAGGGGCTGTGATCAAGAGCCGGCAGCAGCTCGGTTGCGCCGATGCCTGCGCCGGTCCGGCGCGGAAGACGCTCTCAACGACCTGCCGCGTGGATTGCCAAAAGCGGTCTCGAGAGCGAACGAGGGGTGACACGTGATAGTGCTCGCGAAGCGGGGGCAAAAGTGTTACAGCAGGCGAGCTACTGCGGTTTGGCTTCGGGACCGGCTCCGTGGTGACCTCGGCTCCAATACCGGAATAACCGCGGGAGTTCACCACTGCGGAAATCGATTGCTCGTGGTCTCTCGTGGACCGTTGGGTTACTCGGACACCTCGGGCGCCCGCAGGGCTCGGGGTCGATCGCGCAGGGTGTCGACGGCGCCGGTGTAGTCGTAGTCCTTCAACTCCAGCCAGAGCGGTTCCGTCGGTCCGCCGAGGTGCAGATGGACCAGCCCGCTGATCGGCACCTCCTCGGAGAGCATCAGCACCCCGCCCGCCATCGAGATCAGCAGGCACGGCGTCCGCCGGGAGTCGGGTTTCCAGAGGAAATCGACCACGGTGTAACGGTCGTTGACCGCCGCCGCCGTGGGGATGCGCCCCGCCAGTTCATCCCATAGCTCGGCCCCGGTCAGTTCACGCACCGGCCCCGGTTCCTCGAAGATCACCGCCCGGTCGGCGGCGGTGAAGACCAGCTCGGCCAGCTCGACGAGGGTAGCCCGGCCCAGTTCCCGGGCCTCGGGATCGTCGATCAGGGCGTAGAAATCCTCGGCGAAGAGCTCCAGATCGTTGCGCTCCAGCTCGAGCTGGATGATGGTTAAACTGGTGCCGCCGTCGTAGGTCAGTTGGAGCACCAGGTAGGCTTCGAGGGCGGGCAGCAGCTCCAGGCGCAGGCCGGCCCGCTGGGCCGGCAGGCGGTAGACGGCCCATTCGCCGGCGTGCCACTCCGGGGGCTCGAAGCCGCCGCAACCACCAAACAGCAGCGCCGCCAGCAAAGCAACCGCCGTCAGCTCAATCGCCCGCTGGTTCATCGTCATCACCTCCCGTCGGTTCATCGCCCGGAGCCTCGACCCGCAACTCCTCCGGCAGAGTGAAGGCCTCGGGAACGCCGGCTCCCGCGGGAACCGGTGACTCGTCGGCCGGCGGGGCTTCTTCGTCGTGACTCGGCGCTTCGTCGCCGCCGGTCAGCTCGACCCGCGTCTTGCCGGTGGAAGCCAGCAGGCCGAAGTTGCGCTCGCGGAAGATCTCTTCACCGCGGTTCCAGAACAGGCCGACGTTGCGACCCATGCCGATGGTGTAGCCGATGACCTCGCGCTCGAGCTTCATCAGCGCCGCCCGGGCCCAGTCGCCGCCGGCGCCGCGGCTGATCCAGAAGGGCCCCAGCATCTCGAAGATCTCGTACAGCCGGGCCTCACCGCCGGGGTAGCTCTGGCAGGGGAAGGTGTACTCCCCGGCCAGGAAACGGCGCAGGTCGAGGGCCAGGCGGGCCAGGAAGGGTTCGATGTCGCCGCCGCAAGGGCCGAAGAAATAATCCACCCCGGACAGGCCCGGGTAGTCCATCTTGTAGGCCGGCGGCGCGGCGAAGGGGAAGTCCTCCGGCGTTTCCAGCAGCGGCCAGCCACCCTCGGGTTCGGCAACGGGCTCACGCTCGGGCAGGGCGGCGATTTGCTCCCGGTACCAGGCGGCCTCACCGACGCCGTCCGGGGGCGGCGGGATCGTCGAGTAGATATCGCGTAGCAGAACCTTGATCCCGTAGGGTCCGGCGTTATACATCGCCCCGGCCAGCTTGAGCCGCAGCAGGGTGCCCCAGCGCGTGGTGAAGTCCAAGGCGCCGCCGGGGCGATAGGCCGCCTGGAAACGCGGCTCGAAGTCCCAGCGGCTCTGGGAGACCAGCACCAGCTTGAGATACTGGATGCCGACCTGAAGGTTGAGTTCGTTGATGTAGCGCAGGTCGTAGCGCGTCTCCAGCGGGAGGGAGGGGAAGCCGACGCGTTGGGTCTCGCCGTCGCGCTCGTACTCCAGTTGATAACCCCCGTGGCGGACGGGATCGCCGGTGAGCTGCATGTAGCCCGTGGCCGAGCCGTGGCCGTAGGCCGCCCTGTAGCTGCGCCCCGAGCCCAGCACGTGCATCAGGCCGCACTCCTGGTAGCTGACCGCCTGGCAGAAAGCGCGGAAGGCCCCGTCGGCGATGTCGTAGCGCGTATGGGGGTTGAGTAGCAGCTCGCGCTGGGCTTCGTCGAGGAAGCCGGGATGGTCGGCGCCGTCGGGCCGGGCGGCGTTGTAGCGCGCCGCCAGCTCGGCGAAGCGATGATAGAGGCTGCGCTGCGGATGCTCGGCGTCGTAACAGGGCAGGTTGTCGAAATCGTCCAGGACCCACTCCCCGGGCAGACCGGGCAGGCTGAAGCGCAGCTCGGCGAGGGCCTGGAAGGTCTCCGGTCCGACGACCCGGGCCAGCAGCTCCGGCGGCGGCGGACCCTCGCCCAGCATCCCGCCCAGGTTGCCGTGCCTGCGCAGGAACTCCTCCGCCGTCGGCGTCGGGTGGGGAAAGCGCTCATGGAAGGCGCCCAGCAAGCGCACCAGCTCGTCGTCGAACTGGCCGTCGGTGTCCCGGCAGGGCTCGAAGACGGTCCCCTCGAGCTCCGCCGCCGTGGTCAGCGCCAGATTGAGCCGGCGTTTGAGATGGGCCAGGACGTCGCTGTGGTATTCCGGGGCGTCGGTCAGCCCGGGACGCTGGGCCAGGCAGGGGAAGTCGGACCGCCGTACCTCGAGCTCCGCCGGCCCCAGCACCGGCGTCAGCGCCCGGGGCGGTTTGTAACCGTAGTGCGGCCGACCCTCGGCGTCGACGGGATGGCGCAGGGCGAAGGGGCCGTTGGCCTCCGCCGCACCGGGCAGCACGGCCAACCGCGGGTAATCGCCCTCCCGGTCCAGGGTGCTGTAGCTGCGGCCCTCGCTCTGGACCCGCACCTCGACGGCGTAGGAGCCGAAGGGCACCGGGCGGTCGCGGTAGGCGCCCAGGTTGCCCAGGCCGTTCCAACGGAAGTCGTTGACGGCGTTCCGGCTCAGCCGTCGCCGATCACCGTAGTCGCCGACCGGCTCCGTGGTGTCGGCGAGGAAGACCAGCTCGGGCTCCTCCTCCTCACCGACGGGCAAACGCCAGATGCGCAGCGTCACGGCGTCCGCGGCCGCCGGAACCGGATCCAAATCGTAATGCAGCAGGTAGCCCGGGGCCGCGGTGCGCCGCGAGGGCTTGGGATAACAACGGAAGTCGGCCTCGCGAACGTTGAGCACCAACCGGCCGTCGTTGTCCCAGTAGGGAATGCTGTCCTCGCCGAAACCGCGCTCCCAGGTGTCGTAGATCGCCGCCTCGAGGGGCTCACCCTCGCCGGCGATGTAGAAGGTGTAGCGGTGGCGTTCCAGATCGCGCTGGCGCGCCTGGACCAGGGAACCGTTGAGCAGCAAGGAGGGCCGCAGTTCGCCGAAGTCGTCCTCACCCGCCGAGCGGAACTGGGCGTCGGCCAGGGAGCCATAGCGGTAGCGGTAGGTCCCGCTGACCGTGACCTTGTACAGCCGGCCCTCCTCCAGGGGCAGGGCCGTGCGCACCGGGGTGCCGTCGGCGGGGACGGCGACCTCGAAGGGGTCGTAGGCCGGGGTGGGGATGATGAACAGCAGCAGGCCGACGAAGCCCGTCAGCGCCAGGAAGGCCCAGTCCACGCGCAGGCCGGTGCGCTCTTTAGACCACTGGGCGGCGAAGAAACGCCCCAGCCGACCGGCGACACGTTTCAACAGGGATGCTTTAGTCGGCTGATCACTCATGGAGTCTTTTCACGCGGCGAGACCTTTTGTCGACGGGTCCAAAAGGAGCGGCGTCAACTGCAGGGGTTGCGCCGCCGGAACCGGCACGGTTTTTGCATCTCGGCGACCGTTGGAGCGGCGGCAACGCTCCGCCTCCGCAAAAACCGTGCCGGTTCCGGCTCGTGGGAAGGGGCGGTTCAGCGGCTCGACAAAAGGTCTCGCCGCGGAGCGCCTCAGCCGTGGATGGTCGAGCCGCTTTCCACCTGGCGGTCGTGGAAGGCTCGGGGGTCGGTGACGTCGGGGTGGATGACGACGTTGCGGCCGATGGAGGTCTGGCGCGGGATGCGGGCGTTGCGTCCGACGACGGTCAAGCCGCTGTCGTACTTCTGCGGTTCTTCGGTGTTGGGGGACTTGTTTTCCCCGGTGCCCAGCAGGGTCTCGACGCCGACGACGACATTCTTGTCGATGATGGCGTGGTCGACGACGGCGCCTTCCTCGATCACCGTGTCCGAGAAAATGATCGAGTCGCGCACCACGGCGCCGGAGTGGATCTCGACGTGGGGCGAGATGACGCTGCGCTGGACCACGCCGTTGACGCTGGAGCCGTTGGAGAGCAGGCTCTCCGAGACCTTGGCCCCTCGACCAAGGCGCACCGCCGGGGCCTCGGCCGAACGGGTGTGGACCCGGTGGTCGGTGTCGTAGAGATCGAACTCGGGTAACGGGCTGAGCAGGTCCATATTGGCCTGCCAGTAGCTCTGGATGGTGCCCACATCGCGCCAGTAGCTCTCCTGGAAGCGGTGGACGCGGATGCCGAGGCGTCGTTCGACGCAGGTGGGCAGAATGTTCTTACCGAAATCGTGGGCCGAGTCCTCGAGCACGGCGTCCTCGACCAGCAGCTCATCGAGCAGCTCGAGGTCGAAGATGTAGATGCCCATGTTGGCCAGGTTGCTGGGCGGATCGGGCACCTTCTCCAGGAAGCGGGTGATGGTGCCGTCCTCGTCGGCCTCGATGACGCCGAAGCGCGGAGCGTCCTCCCAGGGGACCTCCATCGCCGCCACGGTGACCCGGGCGCCGGACTCCTTGTGCTCGGCGATCATCCGAGCGTAGTTCATCTTGTAGATGTGATCGCCGGAAAGGATCAGCGCCCGTTCCGGTTTCTGGTCGCGCAGCCAGGGCAGGTTTTGGAAGACGGCGTCGGCCGTGCCCCGGTACCAGCCGTCGACCTGGCCCCCCGGGTGGGGATGCAGCAGGGTCAACCCGCCCTCGAAGCGGTTGAGGTCCCAGGGCGCCCCCCGGCCCAGGTGGTGCATCAGCGAGTGCGGCCGGTACTGGGTCAGTACGCAGACGTTGTAGACCAGGGAGTTGACGCAATTGGAGAGGGTGAAGTCGATGATCCGGTACTTGCCGCCGAAGGGTACGGCGGGCTTGGCCCGCTTGGCGGTCAGTATGCCGAGGCGGTTGCCCCGGCCCCCGGCCAGGATGACGGCCATGGTTCTCTGCACTGCGACTCCTCCCGCTGGATTGCCTTGTGCGTAACTAGGCGCTTGGACCGCTTTCGATTATAACAACAAACCGGGAGCCTGACAGCCCCCGGTTTCCTCTAGTGCCTTGCGCTTGATGAGTAACGGCCCGGGCGAGACCTTTGAAAACAACCCATCGACCGCCTCGACGGTTCGAAGGCTCTCGCCGCCGGAACCGGCACGGTTTTTGCATCTCGGCGACCGTTACGAACGATGATAACGCTCGGCCTCCGCAAAAACCGTGCCGGTTCCGGCGGGGGTGCGGCCGCTGGTCACGGTTGGTGCTC
This genomic interval from Candidatus Coatesbacteria bacterium contains the following:
- a CDS encoding peptidoglycan DD-metalloendopeptidase family protein; translation: MPANRNRSTNYSLMIVPHGGGRAKPYSIPRWAVVVGIVLLAAIVIGLGATALYYATRYEEVRDELAPLEERSEFLARKNSEYKGSALVSNSELNSLRIAAERDRLAYERSMMNVRAQLAQLQTFYKNLRIMAGFKLEEQDADELLGRGGPSGVDGPPAEEASSVEDEESEEAEVITSFGYTSHSANEYAANEALLLSEMAELSQDMYSLVRDLESRISTISPDVPYGVPVQGVITSYFGEPRWHGPHKGLDIAAPIGTPVRTPASGVVIEASYRGAYGLTVWIDHGNGYQTRYAHMASVGVEIGQRINAGQVVGAVGVTGATTGPHLHYEVRLNGIALDPVNYLVQ
- a CDS encoding T9SS type A sorting domain-containing protein; this encodes MKRLTIALVIGLLCCSGGVQAEWPKMFISSAYNLCYVSPPHLGGDGVWRVVTDDYNGFNYVLHEKEGTGWVSVGSSWDWDWYDHCGDRPYYPVYDSYGNYNVVFIQDGEVFVGNPSWPDGYSLGEMDWYRYNFGTFCPLQGSYGRFAILDNSKLYTGWIYESYYDGVWLNLLTDSCSTYFNYQYHEPTNTEHLFIKRDGRFAHFYGEYLIPDWYEFEIDEYTIAGSYCFGYLGPDGTVYITYLQGDELHLITDDGADKVDEVIVINDDDGFQSPVRLYADEDGPVVLADMWCYWPNPGGDYWYGEKYTDSEIDLFPKYLFRDLDQICIVSAEGNYNVCFYRDWQIGISDTDLEARVEDDGVLVSWTTEDDPGGTRWTLERDGSEVVNLSGRTSYRYLDRDLEPGVHRYTLVATTADGETFRVGPVEIVYDEESLPRVVLHPPYPCPASNWTAFELELPADCAAARLEIYDLAGRLVETLNPEPTSGRQLLALDCTSYAPGVYSAILRADGETASRRVLINH
- a CDS encoding lactate utilization protein, giving the protein MPNAGDEKTRRSLERYHRLNAEAVTAQLEALGYRAVFVEDREAALRELLERVPAEAVVGAGGSLTLAQLGALEALRERGHEILYAPVDAPREEKLRIRRRSLSADVFLSGVNALSADGEIVNLDGLGNRVAGLSFGPERVILVCGINKLCPDLESAVVRVREKAAPANAMRLEKNTPCAATGYCHDCDHAERICNRLLIHLRAGHQQTHLILVDENLGL
- a CDS encoding NTP transferase domain-containing protein codes for the protein MAVILAGGRGNRLGILTAKRAKPAVPFGGKYRIIDFTLSNCVNSLVYNVCVLTQYRPHSLMHHLGRGAPWDLNRFEGGLTLLHPHPGGQVDGWYRGTADAVFQNLPWLRDQKPERALILSGDHIYKMNYARMIAEHKESGARVTVAAMEVPWEDAPRFGVIEADEDGTITRFLEKVPDPPSNLANMGIYIFDLELLDELLVEDAVLEDSAHDFGKNILPTCVERRLGIRVHRFQESYWRDVGTIQSYWQANMDLLSPLPEFDLYDTDHRVHTRSAEAPAVRLGRGAKVSESLLSNGSSVNGVVQRSVISPHVEIHSGAVVRDSIIFSDTVIEEGAVVDHAIIDKNVVVGVETLLGTGENKSPNTEEPQKYDSGLTVVGRNARIPRQTSIGRNVVIHPDVTDPRAFHDRQVESGSTIHG